ATACAGATGAGGTATGGTAGGAGTAGAGACTGGATGTTTGTATCGTTTTTTCTATCATCTCTTCAAGTTGGCTGTCGTAGGTTATATTGTATAGTTTGATTAGGTTGTTGAGCATAATTGAATTACCAGAAGGATAAGAAGTGTCAATAAACTCTTTCTTCCTTACTGGTGTGTCTTTGCCTTCACTTAGGTAAAATCCACCATTAGATACATCGTAAAACCGTTCTATACACTTTTTGGTAAGTTCATAGGCGTGCTCAAGATATTTATCTTCAAGGGTAATTTGGTAAGTTTGTAATAGGGAAAGGATTAAATAACTGTAATCATCTAACATTCCATCTATCGCAACTTCGCCATCCGCATACCTGTGATACAATTTACCGTCTTTGTAAAGGTTTGTTATTAGAAAATCAACACATCTTTTAGATGCTTTTAGTAATCTATCATCATCTACCAATACTCCACTCAAAGACATTGCGTAGGCAACCATACCGTTCCAATCTGTAAGGATTTTTTTGTCTTTTGACGGTTTTTCTCTTTTACTTCTTTCTATTCTCAACTTTAGGAGTAATTTTTTTATATCAATATATTCCTCATAGGTTAGTCTGTCAATAAGTTCCTTCCTGAAGAAGATAATATTCTTACCAGTCTTACTTTGTGTTGCTTCTTCTTCATAATTACCATCGTCTGATAGTTCAAAGAAAGTTTTGAATTTCTGATAGTCATTTCCGAGTATTGATGAGAGTTCTTTTGTTGTCCAGATGTAAAACTCTCCCTCCCCACCACCGCTTTCCGCATCTTCGGAGCAGAAAAAAGCACCTTCAGGACTCAAAAGTTCTCTTTCTAGGTATTCGTAGATTTCTAAAACAGTTTCCTTGAACAATTCATCGTTGGTTAGGTTGTAGAATAGAGAGTAGGCAATCATTGCGAATGCCTGATCGTATAACATCTTCTCAAAGTGTGGTAGTATCCAGTATGGGTCTGTTGAATATCTATGAAAACCTCCGCCTACTTGGTCATAAGTTCCACTTAACCTGATTTCTTTTAGTATTCTGTGAATAATGGTTAGCGTTTTGAAGTCTTTTGTTTTCTTTATATAGTCGTGTAAATAGACAAAGTTGTGAAATGTTGGAAATTTGTTTTTCGCTGAAGAGGTATTAGTGTAGTAATTAATTAACTCTCTAACGACTTCCGATTGGGTAGGTATATTTTTAGAACTATCTTCTGAAGGTTTTAGGTTGAAGTATCTATCTAGGTTATAGGTAATCTCATTTGATGATTTTATTATCTCTTCTCTTCTTGTAATCCAAATGTTATGTATTGTTTTTAGTAATTCAACTATTCCCATCATTCCGTATCTTTGGTATCTTGGTATGTAGGTTAGTGCGAAAAATGGTTTTCTATCAGGTGTCAGAAACAAATTGAGTGGCCATCCACCGCTACCGTTTATCATCATACATACATCCATATAAAGACTGTCAATATCAGGGCGTTCTTCCCTATCAACTTTTATTGGAATGAAATACTTGTTGAGGATTTGAGCGACTTCTTCATCCTCAAACGACTCTCTTTCCATCACATGACACCAATGACAAGAAGAGTATCCGATTGATAGAAATATAATCTTATCCTCTTCTTTTGCTTTATTGAATGCTTCATCTCCCCAAGGATACCAATCAACAGGATTGTAAGCGTGTTGTAGTAGATATAGGCTTTTCTCGTTTATCAGTCTGTTAGGTTTCTTCATTTGTTAAATATACTATATAACATATCTTAAAATCAAGAAGCCCCCTACAAGGAGTATTACGAATGCTATCGCAAGCCAGTCAAAATATTTGTCAATGAACTCTTTTGCTTTTTCTCCGAAGAACAGTAGTATCACGGCTTCAAGGAAAAACCTAGCCCCCCTACTTAATATGGATGCTATAATAAAGAGTGGTAGGTTGAAGTAGAATGAGCCTGATGCGATTGTGAATACTTTGTATGGTATAGGAGTGAAGCCTGCTATCATAACTGCTATAAAGCCATAGGTATCAAAAAGTTCTTTAACTTTGTTATATGCATCCCAGTAATTGTAGAAGTTTATAATAGCCTTACCAACTGTTTCAAAAAGAAAGACTCCTATTAGATAACCTATTACTCCACCTATGACAGAAAATAATGTTGTGAAGAATGCAAATTTAAGGCTCTCTTTTGGTTTTGATAGGCAGAATGCTATGAGTAGAGGGTCTGGAGGTATTGGGAAGAAAGAAGACTCCGCAAGTGATATGGAATACAGTGCTACGTTTCCACCGGGTTTGTCAGCCCAACTCAAAACCCAGTCATACAAAGATCTCAAAGGGTTCTTCATAAAAGTTTCGTTAAGTCTGTATGATTAGAATGGAGGTTTCAAAATTTCGCATTGTATAAACTTAATTGTGAATTTTAGACTCTACAGACATTGTCTCATTTTGTTGTGAATTAATAGTTGTATTTTTATAATTAGGTGTAGTGAGGTTGTGATATGAGGAAAGTTTTAGGTTTTGTTTGTGTTTTTGTTAGTATTACGATATTATTGTTTGTATATGGTTGTGGTCCTGTGGAGGAGGGCGGACAGAAAGTTTTTAAGATTGCTGTCGCTGCTCCTCTTACGGGTGATATAGCGACTCTTGGTCAAGGTATAAAGAGGGGTGTAATACTCGCACATTCAGAATTTACTAATAATTATACGAATGTTAGGGTAGATCTAGAATTCTTTGATGATAGGGCTAATGAGGGTGAGGCTGTGAATGTTGCTGAGAAGATAGCATCAGATAGTGCTATGATTGGTGTAGTAGGGCATCTGAACAGTGGTTGTTCAATTCCTGCTTCAACAGTCTATAACAGAAGAAACCTAACTATGATAACACCTGCTTCAACAAACCCAAAATTAACACTTCAGGGATACAAGAATGTTTTCAGAGTGTGTCCTACTGATGCACAACAGGGACCTGTTGCCGCAAAGTTCATTGTGAAGAGAGGAATAACTAAAGTCTATATTATTGACGATAAGACAGAGTATGGACAGGGTATTGCAGACGAGTTTGAGAAGGAGTTTAAGAAACTAGGAGGAGTTGTTCTTGGTAGAGACTCGGTGTCGGTAGGAGCAAGAAACTTTAAAGCATTGCTTACTAAAATTAAGCAAACAAACCCTCAAGCAGTATTTTTTGGTGGAGTTTATGTTGAAGGAGCGTTGCTTACAAAACA
The DNA window shown above is from Spirochaetota bacterium and carries:
- a CDS encoding thioredoxin domain-containing protein, with product MKKPNRLINEKSLYLLQHAYNPVDWYPWGDEAFNKAKEEDKIIFLSIGYSSCHWCHVMERESFEDEEVAQILNKYFIPIKVDREERPDIDSLYMDVCMMINGSGGWPLNLFLTPDRKPFFALTYIPRYQRYGMMGIVELLKTIHNIWITRREEIIKSSNEITYNLDRYFNLKPSEDSSKNIPTQSEVVRELINYYTNTSSAKNKFPTFHNFVYLHDYIKKTKDFKTLTIIHRILKEIRLSGTYDQVGGGFHRYSTDPYWILPHFEKMLYDQAFAMIAYSLFYNLTNDELFKETVLEIYEYLERELLSPEGAFFCSEDAESGGGEGEFYIWTTKELSSILGNDYQKFKTFFELSDDGNYEEEATQSKTGKNIIFFRKELIDRLTYEEYIDIKKLLLKLRIERSKREKPSKDKKILTDWNGMVAYAMSLSGVLVDDDRLLKASKRCVDFLITNLYKDGKLYHRYADGEVAIDGMLDDYSYLILSLLQTYQITLEDKYLEHAYELTKKCIERFYDVSNGGFYLSEGKDTPVRKKEFIDTSYPSGNSIMLNNLIKLYNITYDSQLEEMIEKTIQTSSLYSYHTSSVFFYHCNEVWKEGVKKIIIVGNSNEDIKPIMKHYPTQTVIVKKSDYTTMICSEMESFKEEGFYICIGRSCLPRVSSIQEVLSQISKF
- a CDS encoding DedA family protein — its product is MKNPLRSLYDWVLSWADKPGGNVALYSISLAESSFFPIPPDPLLIAFCLSKPKESLKFAFFTTLFSVIGGVIGYLIGVFLFETVGKAIINFYNYWDAYNKVKELFDTYGFIAVMIAGFTPIPYKVFTIASGSFYFNLPLFIIASILSRGARFFLEAVILLFFGEKAKEFIDKYFDWLAIAFVILLVGGFLILRYVI
- a CDS encoding branched-chain amino acid ABC transporter substrate-binding protein, coding for MRKVLGFVCVFVSITILLFVYGCGPVEEGGQKVFKIAVAAPLTGDIATLGQGIKRGVILAHSEFTNNYTNVRVDLEFFDDRANEGEAVNVAEKIASDSAMIGVVGHLNSGCSIPASTVYNRRNLTMITPASTNPKLTLQGYKNVFRVCPTDAQQGPVAAKFIVKRGITKVYIIDDKTEYGQGIADEFEKEFKKLGGVVLGRDSVSVGARNFKALLTKIKQTNPQAVFFGGVYVEGALLTKQADEVGLNVPFVGGDGLKTDEYVKLAGSSANGDIITFIGSPLDENSDFYRKYKQSFPNDEIGPFDYNSYLATKILLTALTNLLKEGAFSREGANSFISKTEFSIGNDVIKFNENGDNINSTFTVYVINNGKFEIAEIIR